The Methanocaldococcus jannaschii DSM 2661 genome has a segment encoding these proteins:
- a CDS encoding prefoldin subunit beta, which produces MELPPQIQAQLMQLQQLQQQLQMILMQKQSVETELKECKKALEELEKSSSDEVYKLVGGLFVKRKKEDVKKELEEKVETLELRVKTLEKQEEKLQSRLKELQEKIQKMIPTAQ; this is translated from the coding sequence ATGGAATTACCACCACAAATTCAAGCTCAATTGATGCAGTTACAGCAATTACAGCAACAACTACAAATGATTTTAATGCAGAAGCAGAGTGTTGAGACAGAATTAAAAGAATGTAAAAAGGCATTAGAAGAGTTGGAAAAATCTTCAAGTGATGAAGTTTATAAATTAGTTGGTGGATTGTTTGTTAAAAGAAAAAAGGAAGATGTCAAAAAAGAACTCGAAGAGAAAGTCGAAACATTAGAGTTGAGAGTAAAAACATTAGAGAAGCAAGAAGAAAAATTACAGTCAAGATTAAAAGAACTTCAAGAAAAGATTCAAAAAATGATACCTACAGCACAATAA
- the rpsB gene encoding 30S ribosomal protein S2: MSEKELLVPLDTYLASGIHIGTQQKTKDMEKFIYRVRSDGLYVLDVRKTDERLRIAAKFLARYEPEDILAVSRRIYTMGPLEEFGKYTGIRTVAGRFVPGTLTNPAYKGFMEPEVVFISDPRVDRQALKEATEIGVPIVGLCDTEHLTSFIDLVIPTNNKGKKAVALIYYLLTREYLKNRGVITDDTKLPFTYEEFLEKAANPKYRIIIQPKDKRRRRRRRK; the protein is encoded by the coding sequence ATGAGTGAGAAGGAATTGTTAGTACCATTAGACACATACTTGGCTTCAGGTATCCATATAGGGACTCAGCAAAAGACAAAAGACATGGAGAAATTTATTTACAGAGTAAGAAGTGATGGATTGTATGTTTTAGATGTTAGAAAGACTGATGAGAGATTAAGAATAGCTGCTAAATTCTTAGCAAGATACGAACCAGAGGATATATTAGCTGTTTCAAGAAGAATCTACACAATGGGACCGTTAGAAGAGTTTGGAAAATACACTGGAATTAGAACAGTTGCAGGAAGATTTGTCCCTGGAACATTAACAAACCCTGCATACAAAGGGTTTATGGAGCCAGAAGTTGTATTTATCAGTGACCCAAGAGTTGATAGACAGGCATTGAAAGAGGCAACAGAAATTGGAGTTCCAATAGTTGGTTTATGTGATACAGAGCACTTAACATCGTTCATCGACTTAGTTATACCAACAAACAACAAGGGTAAGAAAGCAGTTGCTTTAATCTACTACTTATTAACAAGAGAGTATCTCAAAAACAGAGGAGTTATAACTGACGATACAAAATTACCATTCACTTATGAAGAGTTTTTAGAAAAGGCAGCAAATCCAAAATACAGAATTATAATTCAACCAAAAGACAAGAGAAGAAGAAGGAGAAGAAGAAAATAA
- a CDS encoding type II toxin-antitoxin system VapC family toxin, with protein MEENKIFFDSNILIYHLCGKVEAKKLIEKVENKEICGFINPIVISEVLFFYIRATTNKRHYDIKKHPEILKSLDLDIVFELFSIFQILDLNSEIVKISREIIKKYCLLPNDALICSTCKFYKINKICSFDDDFKRVDFLEIIEI; from the coding sequence ATGGAGGAGAATAAAATATTTTTTGATTCTAATATATTAATATATCACTTATGTGGTAAAGTTGAAGCTAAAAAACTAATTGAAAAAGTAGAGAATAAAGAAATCTGTGGATTTATAAATCCTATAGTAATATCAGAAGTTTTGTTCTTTTATATAAGGGCTACAACAAATAAAAGGCATTATGACATTAAAAAACATCCAGAGATTTTAAAATCGTTAGATTTAGATATAGTTTTTGAGCTTTTTTCAATTTTCCAAATATTAGATTTAAATAGTGAGATTGTTAAAATTTCAAGAGAAATTATTAAAAAATATTGTTTATTACCAAATGACGCATTAATCTGCTCAACATGTAAGTTTTATAAAATCAATAAAATATGTAGCTTTGACGATGATTTTAAAAGAGTAGATTTCTTAGAAATTATTGAAATTTAA
- a CDS encoding site-2 protease family protein: MDTSKVILIVAIIIWIILYSIRDSINLKTYGGIFGILRTKLGLKTIEKLGKYKIWQKIGIISIPICVILGFFMLLNIIDMSIRLLSGTLPKEAAKPVVFLFGDVIPWIPGIIALLIAISVHELAHGIFAKSFGIKVKSSGILLLLGLPLGAFVELGDEFKTADKKIRGAIASAGPLANLIIFLTSIPLLSFSYTLPTELKIIDVKEPASEFLQKGDIIYEINGKKINSLEDFKEFAKTIEPKKEYEIKILRDNKILTYKIVSSNEGKLGIMVSPTKNTALFINTIYWTYWFNFLLALFNLLPAMPLDGFHVWNAFPELLKERKNRFISKVGQILELFINEKTLGSITLLVWWVILGSILYSMW, from the coding sequence ATGGATACATCTAAAGTTATATTAATTGTAGCTATAATTATCTGGATAATTTTATATAGTATCAGAGATTCAATAAATTTAAAGACTTATGGAGGAATTTTTGGAATTTTAAGGACTAAATTGGGATTAAAAACAATTGAAAAATTAGGAAAATATAAAATTTGGCAAAAAATAGGAATTATATCAATACCAATATGTGTAATACTTGGATTTTTTATGCTTCTTAATATCATAGATATGAGTATAAGGCTGTTGTCTGGAACTCTGCCAAAAGAAGCAGCAAAGCCAGTAGTATTTTTATTTGGAGATGTTATTCCATGGATTCCAGGGATTATAGCTCTATTAATAGCAATTTCTGTGCATGAATTAGCACATGGTATATTTGCCAAATCTTTTGGAATTAAAGTTAAGAGTTCAGGAATTTTATTATTATTAGGATTACCATTGGGGGCTTTTGTTGAATTAGGAGATGAATTTAAAACAGCTGATAAAAAGATTAGAGGAGCTATAGCCTCAGCAGGTCCATTAGCAAATTTAATAATATTTTTAACATCAATTCCATTACTTTCATTTAGCTATACACTACCAACAGAATTAAAAATTATTGATGTTAAAGAACCAGCATCAGAGTTTTTACAAAAAGGAGATATTATTTACGAAATTAACGGCAAAAAAATAAATTCATTAGAGGACTTTAAAGAATTTGCCAAAACTATAGAACCAAAAAAAGAGTATGAGATAAAAATTTTGAGGGATAATAAAATACTGACGTATAAAATTGTTAGTTCTAATGAAGGAAAACTTGGAATTATGGTTTCTCCAACAAAAAACACGGCATTATTTATAAACACTATCTATTGGACTTACTGGTTTAACTTTTTATTAGCTTTATTTAACCTACTCCCAGCTATGCCTTTGGATGGTTTTCACGTATGGAATGCTTTCCCAGAATTATTAAAAGAGAGAAAAAATAGATTCATTTCTAAAGTAGGTCAAATACTGGAATTATTTATAAATGAAAAAACTTTAGGATCAATAACACTATTAGTTTGGTGGGTTATTCTGGGGAGCATTTTATATTCAATGTGGTGA
- a CDS encoding antitoxin family protein translates to MEIVVDAIYEKGVLKLKKSINLPEGCEVEIKIIPKKISEKTFGILKLSDKEIKEILEEIENGGE, encoded by the coding sequence ATGGAAATTGTCGTTGATGCTATCTATGAGAAAGGAGTTTTAAAACTTAAAAAATCTATAAATCTTCCAGAGGGTTGTGAAGTTGAGATAAAGATAATCCCAAAAAAGATTTCAGAAAAAACCTTTGGAATCTTAAAACTTTCAGATAAAGAAATTAAAGAAATTCTTGAGGAGATTGAAAATGGAGGAGAATAA
- the cfbA gene encoding sirohydrochlorin nickelochelatase, which yields MEALVLVGHGSRLPYSKELLVKLAEKVKERNLFPIVEIGLMEFSEPTIPQAVKKAIEQGAKRIIVVPVFLAHGIHTTRDIPRLLGLIEDNHEHHHEHSHHHHHHHHHEHEKLEIPEDVEIIYREPIGADDRIVDIIIDRAFGR from the coding sequence ATGGAAGCGTTGGTTTTAGTAGGACATGGGAGTAGATTACCCTACAGCAAAGAGCTTCTGGTAAAGTTAGCTGAGAAAGTTAAAGAGAGAAATTTATTCCCAATAGTTGAAATTGGTTTGATGGAGTTTAGTGAGCCAACAATACCTCAAGCAGTTAAAAAAGCTATAGAACAAGGGGCTAAAAGAATCATTGTTGTTCCTGTTTTCTTAGCTCATGGAATTCATACAACAAGAGATATTCCAAGGTTATTGGGGTTGATTGAAGATAACCATGAACATCATCATGAACACAGCCATCACCATCATCACCACCATCATCATGAACATGAAAAATTAGAGATTCCAGAAGACGTTGAAATTATATATAGAGAACCTATTGGAGCAGATGATAGAATTGTTGATATAATTATCGATAGAGCATTTGGAAGATAA
- a CDS encoding 50S ribosomal protein L15e, giving the protein MGIYKYIREAWKRPKESYVRQLLWERLQQWRREPAVVRIERPTRLDRARALGYKPKQGIIVVRVRVRRGGLRKPRPKNSKKPATLGVNKITMGKSIQRIAEERAARKYPNMEVLNSYWVGEDGKHKWYEVILVDPYHPAIKADPQLNWLCTGKHRGRAFRGLTSAGKKGRGLRNKGIGAEKVRPSIRAHGRRGK; this is encoded by the coding sequence ATGGGAATCTACAAGTATATAAGAGAAGCATGGAAAAGACCAAAAGAGAGTTACGTTAGACAGCTATTATGGGAAAGATTACAGCAGTGGAGAAGAGAACCAGCAGTTGTAAGAATTGAGAGACCAACAAGGTTAGACAGAGCAAGAGCATTAGGATACAAACCAAAACAAGGAATAATTGTTGTCAGAGTAAGAGTTAGAAGAGGAGGTTTAAGAAAACCAAGACCAAAGAACTCAAAGAAGCCAGCTACACTTGGGGTTAACAAGATAACAATGGGTAAATCAATTCAAAGAATTGCTGAAGAGAGAGCAGCAAGAAAATATCCAAACATGGAAGTTTTAAACAGCTACTGGGTTGGAGAAGATGGAAAACACAAGTGGTATGAGGTTATATTAGTTGACCCATACCACCCAGCTATTAAAGCTGATCCTCAACTCAACTGGTTATGCACTGGAAAACACAGAGGAAGAGCATTCAGAGGTTTAACATCAGCTGGTAAGAAGGGTAGAGGTTTAAGAAACAAAGGAATAGGAGCTGAGAAGGTTAGACCAAGTATAAGAGCTCATGGAAGAAGAGGTAAGTAA
- the recJ gene encoding single-stranded-DNA-specific exonuclease RecJ, with product MENWVELKKGAKVLQNNKNNKILIVTHIDTDGLTSRAILQKLAERLNLDADFMFLKQITIETINDIPFKDYDLIIFADLGSGQLKMIKEKLDELNLSDKRDKIIILDHHQPEEIKIPKTIIHINPLTIAKSGAEICGAGVSYLFAKAINNDWIDLAKYAVLGAVGDIQNIEGKLIGLNRKILCDAIMNGDVKVKTDLQMYGRQTRPLFVSMRYWADVRTDLLNNDSKIIKYIQSINKKYDIEINPTMRLAEIPFEHKRIIGNELLIKCLNYVPNHWTPYIPKVIFGEVYEFRGEEFGSPLRDLEEFSTCINACSRYGDYETALNVLMGDRDKYYRKMLSNLRKHRNNLREALEHVKNDVEIIQKDRFQYFETDKIMSNIVGIVAGMSYSIEEVDWMKPIFAITEDENGYKVSARCPKLLCFAEDVNLAKAIKYASEKVNGSGGGHKFACGAYIPDNKREFIKYLEIALR from the coding sequence ATGGAAAATTGGGTAGAATTGAAAAAAGGAGCTAAGGTATTGCAAAACAACAAAAACAACAAAATTTTGATAGTTACCCATATAGATACTGATGGGCTAACATCAAGAGCTATTTTACAAAAATTGGCTGAGAGATTAAACTTGGATGCTGATTTCATGTTTTTGAAGCAAATTACTATAGAGACAATAAATGACATTCCATTTAAAGACTATGATTTAATAATCTTTGCTGACTTAGGTAGTGGGCAGTTAAAGATGATTAAAGAGAAGTTAGATGAACTCAACTTATCTGATAAGAGAGACAAAATTATTATCTTAGACCACCACCAACCAGAGGAGATAAAGATTCCAAAAACCATCATCCATATAAACCCCCTAACCATTGCAAAAAGCGGAGCTGAAATTTGCGGAGCTGGAGTTTCATATTTATTTGCAAAAGCTATAAACAATGATTGGATTGATTTGGCTAAATATGCTGTTTTGGGTGCTGTTGGTGATATTCAAAACATTGAGGGAAAATTAATTGGTTTGAATAGAAAAATACTATGCGATGCAATTATGAATGGAGATGTTAAAGTAAAAACAGATTTACAGATGTATGGTAGGCAAACAAGACCTTTATTTGTGTCTATGAGATATTGGGCAGATGTGAGAACTGATTTATTAAATAACGATTCAAAGATAATCAAATACATCCAAAGCATAAATAAAAAGTATGATATTGAAATAAACCCAACTATGAGATTAGCTGAAATTCCTTTTGAACATAAAAGGATTATTGGAAATGAGCTTTTAATAAAATGTCTAAACTATGTCCCAAACCACTGGACACCTTACATTCCAAAGGTTATATTTGGAGAGGTTTATGAATTTAGAGGAGAAGAGTTTGGATCTCCATTGAGAGATTTAGAGGAGTTCTCAACGTGCATAAACGCATGTTCAAGATATGGAGATTATGAAACAGCTTTAAATGTGTTAATGGGAGATAGGGATAAATACTATAGAAAAATGCTCTCAAACTTAAGAAAGCATAGAAATAACTTAAGGGAGGCATTAGAGCATGTGAAAAATGACGTTGAGATAATTCAAAAAGATAGATTCCAATACTTTGAGACAGATAAAATTATGTCAAATATTGTTGGGATTGTTGCTGGAATGAGTTATTCTATTGAAGAAGTGGATTGGATGAAGCCGATATTTGCAATAACAGAGGATGAAAACGGCTATAAGGTATCCGCACGATGTCCTAAGCTATTGTGCTTTGCTGAGGATGTGAATTTAGCCAAGGCAATAAAATATGCATCAGAAAAGGTTAATGGTAGTGGGGGAGGGCATAAATTTGCCTGTGGGGCATATATTCCAGATAATAAAAGAGAATTTATAAAATACCTTGAGATTGCTTTGAGATAA
- a CDS encoding NAAT family transporter, translating into MDILNFYIYGFVSLFITIDPIGLIPIVHSLTYPYPKEQRIRIIKKAIISSTVVLLLFALFGNYIFGYFGITIDAFRVAGGILLFKIAWDMLHAEIPKTKHKPDERLDLEDIDSIVYVPLAIPLISGPGAITTTMILISKTQSILEKGVVVLSILSAMLVSGIILSLTDFIIRRVNIYGINAFVRIMGLLLVAISVQIIFTGIVGLYNSISVQ; encoded by the coding sequence ATGGATATTCTTAACTTCTACATCTATGGATTTGTTTCTCTTTTTATTACAATAGACCCAATTGGCTTAATTCCAATAGTGCATTCTCTAACCTATCCCTATCCAAAAGAACAGAGAATTAGAATTATCAAAAAGGCTATAATCTCATCAACGGTAGTTTTATTGTTATTTGCTTTATTTGGGAATTATATTTTTGGCTATTTTGGGATTACAATAGATGCGTTTAGAGTAGCTGGGGGAATTTTGCTCTTTAAAATAGCTTGGGACATGCTTCACGCAGAAATTCCAAAAACAAAGCACAAACCAGATGAAAGATTAGACCTTGAAGATATTGATAGTATAGTTTATGTCCCATTGGCTATTCCTTTAATCTCTGGCCCTGGAGCTATAACAACAACCATGATTTTGATTAGCAAAACCCAGAGTATCTTAGAGAAAGGGGTTGTTGTTCTCTCTATATTATCAGCTATGTTAGTTTCTGGAATCATTTTATCATTAACTGACTTTATAATTAGAAGAGTTAATATTTATGGCATTAACGCCTTTGTAAGAATTATGGGATTGCTATTAGTAGCTATCTCAGTGCAAATAATATTTACTGGAATAGTTGGGCTATATAATAGCATTAGCGTTCAATAA
- a CDS encoding MjaI family restriction endonuclease, which translates to MKKLEDKKGIIEITFEEEREILELPSKPELPKYASQLINLANIFSQGTRPKVVGQMSELIKEFRKTGGRTFEDWKKWYLQKYPNAIDEATEKIWNMLNNFKETLEQLERDDVRKWVEDLVLIKTYEGLMLQDAILKKVAEELGGNYRPSTIEEESKGIDGVIIIDDKEIPVSIKSKTYVNQEKHLSEELKGHLIIYEKKKNKIIVDYSDLLDLVENTK; encoded by the coding sequence ATGAAAAAATTGGAAGATAAAAAGGGAATTATAGAAATTACGTTTGAAGAAGAAAGAGAAATCTTAGAGCTACCTTCAAAACCTGAACTGCCAAAATATGCCTCTCAACTTATCAATCTTGCAAATATATTTTCACAAGGCACACGTCCAAAAGTCGTTGGTCAGATGAGTGAGTTAATTAAAGAATTCAGAAAAACTGGAGGTAGAACATTTGAAGATTGGAAGAAGTGGTATTTGCAAAAATATCCTAATGCGATTGATGAAGCTACTGAAAAAATTTGGAACATGCTTAATAATTTTAAAGAAACCTTAGAACAGTTGGAAAGAGATGATGTAAGAAAGTGGGTTGAGGATTTAGTTCTTATAAAAACTTATGAAGGGCTGATGTTGCAGGATGCTATTTTGAAAAAAGTTGCAGAGGAACTTGGTGGAAATTATCGCCCTTCTACTATAGAAGAAGAATCTAAAGGTATTGATGGAGTAATTATTATTGATGATAAAGAAATTCCTGTATCAATTAAATCTAAAACTTATGTCAATCAGGAAAAACACTTGTCTGAAGAACTTAAAGGGCATTTAATTATTTATGAAAAGAAGAAAAATAAAATTATTGTTGATTACTCCGATTTATTGGATTTAGTTGAAAATACGAAGTAA
- a CDS encoding HVO_0476 family zinc finger protein codes for MTEKIYLKCENCGFEEQEVLKKKIYNKSAYYLVRCPNCGSVREIVDKVKLSQAKLIISRYDISESKVINIPEDETYKVGDTIEIDGEKIEITKIETPESVKSALGEDIKVIWGKSLSIPKKLGISINDRSKTYGIYIYVPNDFEFEVEKVYRINDGFFRLKKIKTEKGTAKKAKAKDIKRLYGDVTRPVRNYVDLSEFYKGE; via the coding sequence ATGACTGAAAAAATATATCTTAAGTGTGAGAATTGTGGGTTTGAAGAGCAGGAAGTATTAAAGAAAAAAATTTATAACAAATCTGCATATTACTTAGTTAGATGTCCAAACTGTGGATCTGTAAGGGAGATTGTTGATAAGGTTAAATTAAGCCAGGCAAAGTTAATTATAAGCAGATACGATATTTCAGAATCTAAGGTAATCAATATCCCTGAAGATGAAACTTACAAAGTTGGAGACACAATTGAAATTGATGGAGAGAAAATTGAGATAACAAAAATTGAAACACCTGAATCAGTTAAATCTGCCTTAGGTGAAGATATTAAAGTTATTTGGGGAAAATCTTTATCCATTCCCAAAAAATTAGGAATATCAATAAATGATAGAAGTAAAACTTATGGTATATACATCTATGTCCCAAATGATTTTGAGTTTGAAGTAGAGAAAGTTTATAGGATAAACGATGGATTCTTTAGGTTAAAGAAGATAAAAACTGAAAAAGGAACTGCTAAAAAAGCAAAAGCTAAGGATATAAAAAGATTGTATGGGGATGTAACAAGACCTGTAAGAAACTATGTTGATTTATCTGAGTTCTATAAGGGTGAATAA
- a CDS encoding 30S ribosomal protein S3ae, with amino-acid sequence MATARTARSRRKVRKVRDKWKEKVWYEIYATPEFGGVFIGYTPANDPSLVLGRVAETSLRDLTGDPTKHMHRVYFKIFGVTGNKAIAQYYGHDTTREFMKSQIRRRRSRIDAILDVKTQDGHKIRTKAMVLTAYRANTKQKSDIRKKMEEIIKAMAKEKTFPQYVQAMLFGEMAEKIKNECKKIFPIKNVIIYKSEVLSLAKKEENEGFVKEAEEETAEAQE; translated from the coding sequence ATGGCTACTGCAAGAACTGCAAGGTCAAGAAGGAAAGTAAGAAAAGTGAGAGATAAATGGAAAGAGAAAGTATGGTATGAAATTTATGCTACACCAGAATTTGGAGGAGTATTTATTGGCTACACCCCAGCAAATGACCCAAGCTTAGTTTTAGGAAGAGTTGCTGAGACAAGCTTAAGAGATTTAACAGGAGACCCAACAAAACACATGCACAGAGTTTATTTCAAAATCTTTGGAGTTACAGGAAATAAGGCAATTGCTCAATATTATGGACATGATACAACAAGAGAATTTATGAAGTCACAAATCAGAAGAAGAAGAAGTAGAATTGACGCTATCCTTGATGTTAAAACCCAAGACGGCCATAAGATAAGAACAAAGGCAATGGTCTTAACAGCTTACAGAGCAAACACAAAACAAAAATCAGACATTAGAAAGAAGATGGAAGAGATTATAAAGGCAATGGCTAAAGAAAAGACATTCCCACAGTATGTTCAGGCAATGTTGTTTGGAGAAATGGCTGAGAAGATAAAGAATGAATGTAAGAAGATATTCCCAATTAAAAACGTTATCATCTACAAATCAGAAGTTTTATCATTAGCTAAGAAAGAGGAAAATGAAGGATTTGTAAAAGAAGCTGAAGAAGAAACTGCTGAAGCTCAAGAATAA
- a CDS encoding DNA-methyltransferase, protein MSIDITTNHKIIFGDARKMDEIEDESVHLVVTSPPYPMIEMWDELFKMLNLEINKRWMEMENEEDEEKKEKLIMQIYNLMHQTLYPVWEEVYRVLVPGGIACINIGDATRKINGVFRLFPNHSKIIENFEKIGFVTLPYILWKKPSNKPNAFLGSGFLPPNAYVTLDVEYILIFRKGKPRKFKPKDPLRYASAYTKEERDRWFSQIWEIVGDKQTHPKIERRTASFPEEIPRRLIRMFSIIGDTVLDPFLGTGTTVKAAIELKRNSIGYEIDKSLKPIIEEKIGIKQKRIGMDFNVEFINRG, encoded by the coding sequence ATGAGTATTGATATAACAACTAATCACAAAATAATCTTTGGAGATGCAAGAAAAATGGATGAAATTGAGGATGAAAGTGTGCATTTAGTTGTTACATCACCTCCATATCCAATGATAGAAATGTGGGATGAATTATTCAAAATGTTAAATCTAGAAATAAATAAGCGTTGGATGGAGATGGAAAATGAAGAAGATGAAGAGAAAAAAGAAAAATTAATCATGCAAATATATAATTTAATGCATCAAACATTATATCCAGTTTGGGAAGAAGTCTATAGAGTTTTAGTTCCAGGAGGAATTGCATGCATCAACATAGGAGACGCTACAAGAAAAATAAACGGAGTTTTTAGACTATTTCCAAATCATTCTAAGATTATAGAAAACTTTGAAAAGATTGGATTCGTTACTCTCCCATATATACTATGGAAGAAACCCTCAAACAAGCCAAATGCATTCTTAGGTTCTGGATTTCTTCCTCCAAATGCTTATGTAACCTTAGATGTTGAGTATATATTAATATTTAGGAAAGGAAAACCAAGAAAGTTTAAACCAAAAGACCCGTTAAGATATGCAAGTGCATACACTAAGGAGGAGAGAGACAGATGGTTCTCTCAAATTTGGGAGATTGTTGGAGATAAGCAAACACATCCAAAAATAGAGAGAAGAACGGCATCATTTCCAGAAGAGATTCCAAGAAGATTAATAAGGATGTTTTCTATAATTGGAGACACCGTCTTAGACCCTTTCTTAGGGACTGGAACAACAGTAAAAGCGGCTATTGAATTAAAAAGAAACTCTATTGGATATGAAATTGATAAATCCCTAAAGCCAATAATTGAAGAAAAAATTGGAATTAAGCAAAAAAGAATAGGAATGGATTTTAATGTAGAATTTATTAATCGTGGTTAA
- a CDS encoding phosphoadenosine phosphosulfate reductase domain-containing protein: MDDKFASKFEIDVLNKLLNKNFSYDLAIILKKIGGLDYRKKVFINGECIGILEFDLIDLDWKFHPYASYYLIEEPKIKIKPTKRKLKGKKVPVDLIENAEELKDINENDYVGVEVGNYVGVAVKKGDTIKIKDLTLKKELRFEKIEDYLRKNKDRIEKLEKKSLSIIKKYYEMCKNKNYAINTSFSGGKDSSVSTLLANKVIDDLEVIFIDTGLEFKDTIDFVKKFAKKYDLNLVVLKGKNFWEYLEKEGIPTKDYRWCNSVCKLEPLKEYLKKYKRVYTIDGSRRYESFTREKLTYERKSGFIENQINIFPILDWRGTDVWSWIYLNDVIYNELYDKGFERIGCYMCPAALNAEFLRVKELYPELFNKWVDVLKRFGYDEDEILRGFWRWKELPPKMKELKKILENKEKK; encoded by the coding sequence ATGGACGATAAATTTGCCTCTAAGTTTGAGATAGATGTTTTAAACAAACTGCTCAATAAAAACTTCTCCTATGATTTAGCAATTATTTTAAAGAAGATTGGTGGCTTAGATTACAGAAAAAAAGTTTTTATTAATGGAGAGTGTATAGGCATCTTAGAATTTGATTTAATTGATTTGGATTGGAAGTTTCATCCTTATGCCTCTTATTATTTAATAGAAGAACCAAAAATTAAAATAAAACCAACAAAGAGAAAGCTAAAAGGCAAAAAAGTGCCAGTTGATTTAATTGAAAATGCTGAAGAGCTAAAAGATATCAATGAGAATGATTATGTTGGTGTTGAAGTAGGAAATTATGTTGGCGTAGCAGTTAAAAAAGGAGATACAATAAAAATTAAGGACTTAACTTTAAAGAAAGAGCTTAGATTTGAAAAGATTGAAGATTATCTAAGAAAAAACAAAGATAGGATTGAAAAATTAGAGAAAAAATCCCTATCAATCATAAAAAAATACTATGAAATGTGTAAAAATAAGAATTATGCTATAAATACCTCTTTTAGTGGTGGGAAGGATTCTTCTGTCTCTACTTTATTAGCTAACAAAGTTATAGATGATTTAGAAGTCATCTTTATAGATACCGGCTTAGAATTTAAAGATACTATAGACTTTGTAAAAAAATTTGCTAAAAAGTATGATTTAAACTTAGTTGTTTTAAAAGGCAAAAACTTTTGGGAATATCTGGAAAAAGAAGGTATTCCTACAAAAGATTATAGATGGTGTAATAGTGTTTGCAAATTAGAGCCGTTAAAAGAGTATTTAAAGAAATATAAAAGAGTTTATACAATTGATGGCTCAAGGAGATATGAAAGCTTTACAAGAGAAAAATTAACTTATGAAAGAAAAAGTGGCTTTATTGAAAATCAGATAAACATCTTCCCAATATTGGATTGGAGAGGAACTGATGTCTGGAGCTGGATATATCTAAATGATGTTATCTATAATGAACTCTATGATAAAGGATTTGAAAGAATTGGTTGTTATATGTGTCCAGCTGCTTTAAATGCTGAATTTTTGAGAGTTAAAGAACTTTATCCAGAGTTGTTTAATAAATGGGTTGATGTTTTAAAAAGATTTGGTTATGATGAGGATGAGATTTTAAGAGGATTTTGGAGATGGAAAGAATTACCACCAAAAATGAAAGAATTAAAGAAAATATTAGAAAATAAAGAAAAAAAGTAA